GATCACTAACAATAACACGACAAATGTCCAATCGACCGCGAAATAATTAACCATTATTCTTCCCTCTCCTAAACAAGACTACCACGCCATAAACTCCCACCAACATGATGGCAACCTGCCCGATGAGATCCAACCCGCGCACATTCCAAAGAATCTCCCCTACGGTTCGAGTCTCCTTCACGTGAGCCAAGGGGAAAGCCACATTCCAGCGGCCCAGATTGAACCAGAGCATCGTCCCGGCAACCAGCACCACAACCAACATCCAGGCAAAACGCTGGTAATGCTCTTCTTTTCTTTCCGAACGCTCTTCGGGAGTCAGTACCCGGCTAAGACTGATAGTGTTAATGAATAATACGGTAATTAACCCGGCACAAACCGATAATTCAAATACCGCCGCCCATGGAGCGTTTAAGTCGAATAACAATAATGTCAAGCCGACACTGCATACGAGCAAGGCAATAGCGGCCCGTAAGAGATCAAACGTAAACACCGCCAAAAGTGCCGGGATTAAAAATAATCCGATTAGGATTAATAGATGGGTCCCCATTTTTACACCTCCATTACTTGACGATCAGTTCCAAGACCTTTTGGGC
This is a stretch of genomic DNA from Hydrogenispora ethanolica. It encodes these proteins:
- a CDS encoding NADH-quinone oxidoreductase subunit J, giving the protein MGTHLLILIGLFLIPALLAVFTFDLLRAAIALLVCSVGLTLLLFDLNAPWAAVFELSVCAGLITVLFINTISLSRVLTPEERSERKEEHYQRFAWMLVVVLVAGTMLWFNLGRWNVAFPLAHVKETRTVGEILWNVRGLDLIGQVAIMLVGVYGVVVLFRRGKNNG